From Triticum aestivum cultivar Chinese Spring chromosome 4A, IWGSC CS RefSeq v2.1, whole genome shotgun sequence, a single genomic window includes:
- the LOC123085227 gene encoding anaphase-promoting complex subunit 6 isoform X2, with amino-acid sequence MLDTKFGFPPSSPAAAPPSRAPATGAAPNLKRRRREGEGDAGADADMREEAVERLRGVVRDSVGKHLYTSAIFLADKVAAATGDPADVYMLAQALFLGRHFRRALHVLNNSRLLRDLRFRFLAAKCLEELKEWHQCLMMLGDAKVDEHGNVLDQDDGSDIYFDKDAEDHEINIKSAICFLRGKAYEALDNRDLARQWYKAAVKVDPLCYEALECLVDNYMLTCEEESELLASLKFGKEDGWLSAFYSCLIRKHEKEYVVEAKFKELERESCSISSSSGQMMKNNIDVLACKAEYYHQSGEYQKCFELTSVLLERDPFHLKCTLVHLAAAMELGHSNDLYLLSCNLVKDYPQKAISWFAVGCYYYCIKKYDQARRYFGKATGLDGTFPPAWFGTGIAYAAQEEGDQAMAAFRTAARLFPGCHLPTLYMGMQYVRMHNFKLAEQFFMQAKSICPSDPLIYNELGVVAYNMKEYQNAVQWFELTLTHTSSSSNEMWEPTMVNLGHALRKLKMILKLP; translated from the exons ATGTTGGATACAAAATTCGGTTTCCCTCCCTCCTCCCCCGCAGCCGCGCCCCCATCCCGAGCCCCGGCCACAGGCGCAGCGCCGAATCTCAAGCGGAGGAGGCGAGAGGGCGAGGGCGACGCCGGCGCCGACGCGGACATGAGAGAGGAGGCGGTGGAGCGGCTGCGCGGGGTGGTGCGGGACAGCGTCGGGAAACACCTCTACACGTCCGCCATCTTCCTCGCGGACAAGGTGGCCGCGGCCACGGGCGACCCCGCCGACGTCTACATGCTCGCGCAGGCGCTCTTCCTCGGCCGCCACTTCCGCCGCGCGCTCCACGTGCTCAACAACTCCCGCCTCCTCCGCGACCTGCGCTTCCGGTTCCTCGCCGCCAAGTGCCTC GAGGAATTGAAAGAATGGCACCAGTGTCTGATGATGCTTGGTGATGCCAAAGTTGACGAACATGGCAATGTTCTTGATCAGGATGATGGCAGTGACATCTATTTTGATAAGGACGCAGAAGATCACGAGATCAAT ATCAAATCAGCTATATGTTTCTTACGCGGCAAGGCGTATGAAGCACTGGATAATCGTGATCTTGCTCGGCAATG GTACAAGGCAGCAGTTAAAGTTGATCCGTTATGTTATGAG GCTCTCGAATGCCTTGTTGATAACTACATGTTAACGTGCGAGGAAG AATCTGAGTTATTGGCCTCTCTGAAATTCGGGAAAGAAGACGGGTGGCTGTCAGCATTCTACTCATGTTTGATTAGGAAG CATGAAAAAGAATATGTAGTGGAAGCAAAATTCAAGGAACTCGAACGCGAATCTTGCAGTATTTCTTCAAGTTCTGGTCAAATGATGAAAAATAACATCGATGTTTTGGCTTGCAAAGCTGAATACTATCATCAGAGTGGAGAATACCAAAAATGTTTTGAGCTCACATCTGT TTTACTTGAAAGGGATCCGTTTCATTTAAAATGCACATTAGTGCATTTGGCTGCTGCTATGGAGCTTGGGCATTCCAATGATCTTTATCTCTTGTCATGCAATTTAGTGAAGGACTATCCTCAAAA AGCTATTTCCTGGTTTGCTGTGGGGTGCTATTACTACTGCATTAAGAAGTATGATCAAGCAAGGAGATACTTTGG CAAAGCTACAGGGTTAGATGGCACATTCCCTCCTGCTTGGTTTGGTACTGGTATTGCTTATGCTGCTCAAGAGGAGGGTGACCAGGCAATGGCTGCATTTAGGACAGCAGCTAGACTATTTCCTGG ATGTCATCTCCCTACTTTATACATGGGTATGCAATACGTGCGGATGCATAATTTCAAACTTGCGGAGCAG TTCTTCATGCAAGCGAAGTCCATTTGTCCATCGGATCCACTTATATATAACGAGCTGGGTGTTGTAGCTTATAATATGAAAGA GTATCAAAATGCAGTTCAGTGGTTTGAGTTAACCCTGACTCATACTTCATCGTCCTCGAATGAAATGTGGGAACCAACAATGGTGAATCTTGGACACGCACTGCGAAAACTGAA GATGATTTTGAAGCTGCCATAA
- the LOC123085227 gene encoding anaphase-promoting complex subunit 6 isoform X1 encodes MLDTKFGFPPSSPAAAPPSRAPATGAAPNLKRRRREGEGDAGADADMREEAVERLRGVVRDSVGKHLYTSAIFLADKVAAATGDPADVYMLAQALFLGRHFRRALHVLNNSRLLRDLRFRFLAAKCLEELKEWHQCLMMLGDAKVDEHGNVLDQDDGSDIYFDKDAEDHEINIKSAICFLRGKAYEALDNRDLARQWYKAAVKVDPLCYEALECLVDNYMLTCEEESELLASLKFGKEDGWLSAFYSCLIRKHEKEYVVEAKFKELERESCSISSSSGQMMKNNIDVLACKAEYYHQSGEYQKCFELTSVLLERDPFHLKCTLVHLAAAMELGHSNDLYLLSCNLVKDYPQKAISWFAVGCYYYCIKKYDQARRYFGKATGLDGTFPPAWFGTGIAYAAQEEGDQAMAAFRTAARLFPGCHLPTLYMGMQYVRMHNFKLAEQFFMQAKSICPSDPLIYNELGVVAYNMKEYQNAVQWFELTLTHTSSSSNEMWEPTMVNLGHALRKLKQYKKAISYYEKALTFPTKTLSAFSGLAYTYQLMDDFEAAITYYHKALWLKPDDQFCTDMLTLALETSCQSTARRK; translated from the exons ATGTTGGATACAAAATTCGGTTTCCCTCCCTCCTCCCCCGCAGCCGCGCCCCCATCCCGAGCCCCGGCCACAGGCGCAGCGCCGAATCTCAAGCGGAGGAGGCGAGAGGGCGAGGGCGACGCCGGCGCCGACGCGGACATGAGAGAGGAGGCGGTGGAGCGGCTGCGCGGGGTGGTGCGGGACAGCGTCGGGAAACACCTCTACACGTCCGCCATCTTCCTCGCGGACAAGGTGGCCGCGGCCACGGGCGACCCCGCCGACGTCTACATGCTCGCGCAGGCGCTCTTCCTCGGCCGCCACTTCCGCCGCGCGCTCCACGTGCTCAACAACTCCCGCCTCCTCCGCGACCTGCGCTTCCGGTTCCTCGCCGCCAAGTGCCTC GAGGAATTGAAAGAATGGCACCAGTGTCTGATGATGCTTGGTGATGCCAAAGTTGACGAACATGGCAATGTTCTTGATCAGGATGATGGCAGTGACATCTATTTTGATAAGGACGCAGAAGATCACGAGATCAAT ATCAAATCAGCTATATGTTTCTTACGCGGCAAGGCGTATGAAGCACTGGATAATCGTGATCTTGCTCGGCAATG GTACAAGGCAGCAGTTAAAGTTGATCCGTTATGTTATGAG GCTCTCGAATGCCTTGTTGATAACTACATGTTAACGTGCGAGGAAG AATCTGAGTTATTGGCCTCTCTGAAATTCGGGAAAGAAGACGGGTGGCTGTCAGCATTCTACTCATGTTTGATTAGGAAG CATGAAAAAGAATATGTAGTGGAAGCAAAATTCAAGGAACTCGAACGCGAATCTTGCAGTATTTCTTCAAGTTCTGGTCAAATGATGAAAAATAACATCGATGTTTTGGCTTGCAAAGCTGAATACTATCATCAGAGTGGAGAATACCAAAAATGTTTTGAGCTCACATCTGT TTTACTTGAAAGGGATCCGTTTCATTTAAAATGCACATTAGTGCATTTGGCTGCTGCTATGGAGCTTGGGCATTCCAATGATCTTTATCTCTTGTCATGCAATTTAGTGAAGGACTATCCTCAAAA AGCTATTTCCTGGTTTGCTGTGGGGTGCTATTACTACTGCATTAAGAAGTATGATCAAGCAAGGAGATACTTTGG CAAAGCTACAGGGTTAGATGGCACATTCCCTCCTGCTTGGTTTGGTACTGGTATTGCTTATGCTGCTCAAGAGGAGGGTGACCAGGCAATGGCTGCATTTAGGACAGCAGCTAGACTATTTCCTGG ATGTCATCTCCCTACTTTATACATGGGTATGCAATACGTGCGGATGCATAATTTCAAACTTGCGGAGCAG TTCTTCATGCAAGCGAAGTCCATTTGTCCATCGGATCCACTTATATATAACGAGCTGGGTGTTGTAGCTTATAATATGAAAGA GTATCAAAATGCAGTTCAGTGGTTTGAGTTAACCCTGACTCATACTTCATCGTCCTCGAATGAAATGTGGGAACCAACAATGGTGAATCTTGGACACGCACTGCGAAAACTGAA GCAATATAAAAAAGCAATATCATATTATGAAAAGGCGCTCACTTTTCCAACAAAAACTCTGAGCGCATTTTCTGGTCTTGCTTATACTTACCAACTTATG GATGATTTTGAAGCTGCCATAACTTACTACCACAAG GCTCTATGGTTGAAACCAGACGACCAGTTTTGCACTGACATGCTAACATTAGCTCTCGAGACCAGTTGCCAAAGCACCGCTCGGAGAAAATAG
- the LOC123085226 gene encoding deoxymugineic acid synthase 1-A, with amino-acid sequence MGAGDKTAAGMPRIGMGTAVQGPKPDPIRRAVLRAIEVGYRHFDTAAHYETEAPIGEAAAEAVRSGAVASRDDLFITSKLWCSDAHRDRVVPALRQTLRNLQMEYVDLYLVHWPVSMKPGRFKAPFTAEDFVPFDMRAVWEAMEECHRLGLAKAIGVANFSCKKLETLLSFATIPPTVNQVEVNPVWQQRKLREFCRGKGIQLCAYSPLGAKGTHWGSDAVMDAGVLQEIAASRGKSVAQVCLRWVYEQGDCLIVKSFDEARMRENLDVDGWELTEEEHRRIAEIPQRKINLGKRYVSEHGPYKSLEELWDGEI; translated from the exons ATGGGCGCCGGCGACAAGACGGCCGCGGGCATGCCGCGCATCGGCATGGGCACGGCGGTGCAGGGGCCCAAGCCGGACCCCATCCGCCGCGCCGTCCTCCGCGCCATCGAGGTAGGGTACCGCCACTTCGACACGGCCGCGCACTACGAGACCGAGGCCCCCATCGGcgaggccgccgccgaggccgTGCGCTCCGGCGCCGTCGCCTCCCGGGACGACCTCTTCATCACCTCCAAGCTCTGGTGCAGCGACGCGCACCGCGACAGGGTCGTCCCCGCCCTCAGGCAGACGCTCCG GAATCTCCAGATGGAGTACGTGGACCTGTACCTCGTCCACTGGCCGGTGTCCATGAAGCCCGGGCGGTTCAAGGCCCCCTTCACGGCGGAGGACTTCGTGCCGTTCGACATGCGGGCCGtgtgggaggccatggaggagtgcCACAGGCTGGGCCTCGCCAAGGCCATCGGCGTCGCCAATTTCTCCTGCAAGAAGCTTGAGACCCTCCTCTCCTTCGCCACCATCCCTCCCACCGTCAATCAG GTGGAGGTGAACCCGGTGTGGCAGCAGAGGAAGCTGAGGGAGTTCTGCAGGGGCAAGGGCATCCAGCTGTGCGCCTACTCGCCGCTGGGGGCCAAGGGCACGCACTGGGGCAGCGACGCCGTGATGGACGCGGGCGTCCTGCAGGAGATCGCCGCGTCCAGGGGCAAGAGTGTGGCGCAGGTGTGCCTGAGGTGGGTGTACGAGCAGGGGGACTGCCTCATCGTCAAGAGCTTCGACGAGGCCCGGATGCGGGAGAACCTGGACGTGGACGGCTGGGAGCTCACCGAGGAGGAGCACCGCAGGATCGCGGAGATCCCGCAGCGCAAGATCAACCTCGGCAAGCGCTACGTGTCCGAGCACGGGCCCTACAAGTCCCTCGAGGAGCTCTGGGACGGTGAGATATGA
- the LOC123085225 gene encoding transmembrane 9 superfamily member 3: protein MASPAARAASALLLLLALAVAGVLSDGSDHRYKLGDPVPLYANKVGPFHNPSETYRYFDLPFCSPEKVKEKSEALGEVLNGDRLVDAPYKLDFRTDHDSKAVCPKKLTKEDVAKFRNAVAKDYYFQMYYDDLPLWGFIGKVEKGGKPDPSEWKYYLYRHIIFDILYNNDRVIEINVHTDQSALVDLTEDKEVNVDFLYTVKWKETPTPFEKRMEKYSSSSNMPHHLEVHWFSIINSCVTVLLLTGFLATILMRVLKNDFVKYAHDEEAADDQEESGWKYIHGDVFRFPKNKSLFSAALGTGTQLFALTTFIFLLALVGVFYPYNRGALFTALVVIYALTSGIAGYIATSFYCQLEGMNWVRNLLLTGCLFCGPLFLTFCFLNTVAIAYSATAALPFGTICVIVLIWTLVTFPLLVLGGIAGKNSKSEFQAPCRTTKYPREIPPLPWYRTTVPQMAMAGFLPFSAIYIELYYIFASVWGHRIYTIYSILFIVFIILLIVTAFITVALTYFQLAAEDHEWWWRSFLCGGSTGFFVYGYCLYYYYARSDMSGFMQTSFFFGYMACICYAFFLMLGMVGFRAALFFVRHIYKSIKCE from the exons ATGGCATCGCCGGCCGCGCGCGCGGCCTCGGCGCTCCTCCTCCTgctcgccctcgccgtcgccggcgtCCTCTCCGACGGCTCCGACCACCGCTACAAGCTCGGCGACCCCGTCCCGCTCTACGCCAACAAGGTCGGCCCCTTCCACAACCCCAG CGAGACGTACCGCTACTTCGACCTCCCCTTCTGCTCCCCGG AGAAAGTGAAGGAGAAGAGCGAGGCCCTCGGCGAGGTCCTCAATGGGGATCGGTTGGTCGATGCACCCTACAAGCTTGATTTCCGCACGGATCATGATTCCAAGGCGGTTTGCCCCAAGAAGCTTACCAAGGAGGACGTGGCCAAGTTCCGGAATGCCGTAGCCAAGGACTACTACTTCCAGATGTACTACGATGATCTCCCATTGTGGGGATTCATCGGTAAGGTCGAGAAGGGAGGCAAGCCTGACCCGAGCGAGTGGAAGTACTACCTCTACAGGCACATTATCTTTGACATCCTCTACAACAACGACCGTGTCATTGAGATCAATGTGCATACCGACCAGAGTGCACTGGTTGACCTGACAGAGGACAAGGAGGTTAATGTGGACTTCCTTTACACTGTCAAGTGGAAGGAGACACCTACACCGTTCGAGAAGAGGATGGAGAAGTATTCCAGCTCCTCCAACATGCCGCATCACTTGGAGGTCCATTGGTTCTCCATTATAAATTCTTGTGTTACGGTCCTTCTCCTCACAGGGTTCTTGGCAACAATCCTCATGCGAGTTCTGAAGAATGATTTTGTTAA GTATGCCCATGATGAGGAAGCAGCTGATGACCAAGAAGAGTCTGGATGGAAGTATATTCATGGTGATGTCTTCCGGTTCCCCAAGAACAAGTCATTGTTTTCGGCTGCTCTTGGCACTGGAACTCAACTGTTTGCTCT AACAACCTTTATATTCCTGCTTGCCCTCGTTGGAGTATTCTACCCTTACAATCGTGGTGCCCTTTTCACCGCATTGGTCGTCATCTACGCACTCACCTCAGGAATTGCTGGTTACATTGCAACCTCTTTCTATTGCCAGCTAGAGGGAATGAACTGG GTGAGGAACTTGCTACTGACAGGATGCCTGTTTTGTGGACCTCTCTTCCTGACATTCTGTTTCTTGAACACTGTTGCCATTGCTTATAGTGCAACAGCAGCATTGCCGTTTGGCACCATCTGTGTCATTGTGCTGATCTGGACCTTAGTCACATTCCCTCTACTAGTTTTGGGAGGCATTGCTGGTAAAAACAGCAAGAGTGAATTCCAAGCTCCTTGCCGTACCACCAAATACCCTAGGGAGATTCCTCCACTTCCCTGGTACCGGACAACAGTTCCGCAGATGGCTATGGCTGGATTTTTGCCTTTCAGTGCTATATATATCGAGCTGTACTACATCTTTGCTAGTGTTTGGGGCCACCGAATTTACACAATCTACAGCATTCTcttcatagtcttcatcatcctacTTATTGTCACTGCCTTCATTACTGTTGCGCTGACATACTTCCAGCTTGCTGCTGAAGACCATGAGTGGTGGTGGAG GTCATTCCTATGCGGAGGATCAACTGGATTTTTCGTCTATGGCTACTGTCTGTACTACTACTACGCGCGATCGGATATGTCTGGCTTCATGCAGACCTCATTCTTCTTTGGGTACATGGCGTGCATCTGCTATGCATTCTTCCTGATGCTGGGTATGGTGGGCTTCCGTGCCGCCTTGTTCTTTGTTCGGCACATATACAAGTCGATCAAGTGTGAGTAA